The Neodiprion lecontei isolate iyNeoLeco1 chromosome 2, iyNeoLeco1.1, whole genome shotgun sequence genome segment TCCATTTGAGGTTTTTGCCTGCGAAGAACATTAAAAAGATGTCTGTATTCGTGACTTCAAAGACGGCTTCTTAGAGACATGGAAAAAATCTGTGTCTAGACACGCAACATTTCGAGATACAGAAGCAAAATCTTCGAGACACGGAGGATTGTTAATTATAGTTACGGCGTAATAATCATCATATTATACAAAATCACATATTATACCTAACCGTTGTCAGCTCCAATGAAACTTTTCCAGCATCTTCTGTCTCATCTACAGGTTCTGCCAAAGTGATTTCGAAAGTTTGTTTTCCTCCAGTAATCtgtcgaaaataattattcgttattatttGATTCTGTGTAAAGCGATTTTGGGATTTTGTTCTCATGCAGTCCGCGATATTAGACATGATTTGTCATACTTTGAACCAAGTATTCCAACAATGAGATAATTTAATAGGGAATTACACGGAAGTATGGAAGGGGGTAAGCGCCGAGGTTTGAGCATGACTgcagaaaatctgtaacgaagTTTGGTTCTTTCGTCAACGACCTGCGATTGGGTTGCGGCGGATTGCTGTAGGCTATACGTCAAACATACAGTTACATGGCAGAGTcggcaaaaattttgttgtaatTGAACAATCAAAATCATTCGAATTTAAACGTTACCCAGCTCACATCTAATTGAACTCTGCCTGGAAAAAGCTCGATTGGATTTTCTTTCTGTAGCCATGATACTGTTTACAAAGATTGCTGTCGGTTATCCAAGGTAATTAATCTCTACATTAATTCTATCGCTTCAGTTGTTGAATAGCTGCAATGCTATGAATTTAGCTTCTTATAACCGTTGACTATATATCCTCAGTCAACGTTATAATCGTTCCAACACGTGTTCATCCGATGAAAAACGTGTCACGAAGGTAAATTGTCTCGGGGCTTATCAAGAACCAGCTGTTCATCTATAACTAAATTCCGCAGCTCCCAGTCGAAGGCATTGacgaaataattaattattggaTAGATTATTCAGAtccaattcaaattttgaatccaGCGGAACTTTGACTGATTGCTTTTTCGGTTCAGTTTGTTATCGTTGATGTCGTCACCTCTGATTCCGCGTGTTTTCGATGCTTACGGAATTGCGTGTAAACGGCTCCCGCCGATAAAGAAGATATCGGATCGCTAGCACGGCTTCTCATAGCCCCAAGTCGACTTACCCGCTGACTACCGGTCACGAAAATTTGCCTAGGGTTAACCGTCTTCAAACTCTTTCGTCAACGGTTGACTAAAGTAGACCGCAAACCAGGGATCTCTATATACTAGCTAGCCTTGGGCTTTTTTTATAATGGTTTGCCCGCGTTTGCCGGGTCAACGCGGCGTTGCGCGGCGTTCGCCGAGCTTGAAGTGGCTTGAAGTCAGATATTTGCGTAACCTGAAAACGTAGCTAAGCACAATAAGTATTGTTTGATAATGCTATTGTGTATTCGTGACGATGTATTTTCTTAATCGCTTACAGATCGGCTCTTTGTTGAATGCTGCGCGTACTTCTGCGCTCTCATTTCAAAGAGCATTCGAGAGGTATTTGATTTAATACTACAATTGCATATCATTTTATTGTTTGGCATTTCGCTCACGTGACCAACCATGTGACAATCGATTCCGTACGCATGTATGTACGCCCTTGCAGTCGTCATCGCGATTGTTTCACGTTTGTCGTTTATTTACGTTAGGCGGGCTAAGACGCGCGAAATGCTCGTGGCGCGAGTGACGAAATGACACGCAATAGCTGGTCcgtataatgataataaatgtCAGGCACTGGaggaaagagtcataaaaCTACCGTTCTCACTGTACGATGAAAGCAGTCGCATCAGTCGGACTAAGATGTCTAGCACCGGCCTGCCACATTTCTCCGTCGGAAAGATAGTCAAGGGGTTTGGACGCGGATCCAAGGAACTGGGCATTCCGACTGGTTCGTATTTACGCATTCCTTACGCATTCGTacgcatatacatacacatttcGTGAATTTGAACCGTtgcatgtgaaaaaaaatggttgcaCACCAGATGAAGCTGATATTAATCACCATGTCTGGCACGACTTCTGATTTACCTATCTTATTTCACAGCAAATTTCCCAACCGAAGTTGTACAGAATCTACCCCCCGAGATCGGTACTGGTATTTATTATGGATGGGCATCCGTCGACAGAGGGGATGTACATAAGATGGTAATGAGCATAGGGTGGAACccatttttccaaaatactCAGAAGTCGATGGTATGTAATTTACACATGTGTTTTATACATGATCCCAGTCTATCAATATTGAACCGCCCTAAGTTGCGCCTTAGCTCTGTTCATTATTTATCTGCAATACGTTGTTCGTCATCTAATTCGTAAGATATTGATTTaagttttcaacaaaattcacTGGCAGGTGATTTGAACATCTTTAAGGTTCGTCGGCAAACTCTGACTTTCCACTAAAGTCACTCCGAGTaacatgaaatttatttttctctaaaaTATTTAACCATTTGAcacttgtttttatttacacaatatttcaacaatattttcactGTAAAGTTATGTAAACGAATGATGTTTCTCTTCGTTGTTTGAAAAGAATATGCCGAGTAATCAGGCTTCTCATCCAAGCTGGAAATTTGCAAAACTAAGAGACACGAAGGAAATCTTTTAGAGCGAATGAGCGAGTTCAGGAAATATTGAAGAATTTTGTTCGAGGTCGGCAAAGATTTTAAGAGAAGatacattaaattattctgGGATGGCTTGGCCATCGTAAATTTGTATGGTTTGCTATCTAAGCACATAGGACGTGAAAGTATAAAATTGCagtatatattattatgaaatGATTTGGGtgacaaattgaatttcagtTCTGGAAAATCTGAAGAGAACAGCTGGTTTAAATCTCATGATTTATGGCCAGTATGTTAATATATCTGCATGTAAACTTAGTTGTAATTgagctaatttttttatatataatgtaatactATTGCGCGCTGGAATGGCTAGGTCACTATATATTTGGACAAGCTGAAATAATCCAGCCATTTGACTTTACCTGATGAAGCGTGGAAATAATTGCTCATTGATtgtcatttctttttcacttagCGAaatattagattttctttgcaAATTTCAAGAGACTTCCAGAAATCctctcaaaatttttgaatcagTCTAAAAATAGTCAATCATATCTCTGACCCTGTAAAAATCTCAAGACTGATATAATCAACAGTTTTTggaaacttaattttttttcgttgtagTTTACTAGATTCTTCATTCGCAGATACTTGGCTGACATCGTTTATCTAGGTATttagatgaaaaaatgagTCGCTCTTTATTCATTCGAGTTCAGCTTTTCTTGCTTGTTGATATTTGCATTTCGTATAAACAGTAAGGACGAATCGTAAACATAAGTCAGCTGAAAAATTATAGGGAAAACAAGTTGTCTACATTTCGGAGGTGGAAATTCATCGGTTAGTTTTACAATAATCTTAACGGAGTTTTGATTACAAAATAAACAGTTTGTTTAGATGTAATCAGCGTAATAAGAGCGTTATTACCGTTGGGAGATATATCGTGCGCAAAACCTACAATTTTCAGGGAACTTGTAGCTTGATTATTCTAATAGTGACTATTTTAACAGATGTTTTTTGCCAGGAAACGCACATAATCCATAAATATCCTGGGGATTTGTATGGATTGGAGTTGCGGGTTGTGATACTCGGGTTTTTGAGGCCTGAAGCAGACTTTACTTCCATCGGTGAGGATTGTTATTATTCCACAGTTTCAATCCTAATGATAAGATCCATATCAATGTTCCATTTACTTCCCGCTGATTACGTTTTTTCAGGAAATTGTATTGAAGTTTTACCTCGAATCATAGAAtctgtataattgtttcaCCTTCAGGTTAACTTCATTGTTGTACTTTATCAATCAGAGTAAAAAATCTGATGATCGTTTCATCGTtgtgttgaatattttctaagTCATCACTGGAGGACTATTAATTTCCACTAGACATTCGATTTGTTTCGTTAGCTAATCGCCTTTTTTACATTCCTCGCTCTCCTCGAATGGTTCATCCTTAAACAACCTTGCCCATAAAGTTTAGAAGGATTCTATTTCTAGAATGCGTAACAGCGCTACCTCATTCATATGTTTCAGAGGATCTTATAGCTGAAATAAAAGGAGATATCGAAAATGCCAAAAAGTGTCTTGATGAACCAGAGATGGCAGCCTACAAGACGCACACTTTTTTTACAGATCCGGCTTCGAACACGTTAGGTTGAGATATGACTCTCATTCGCTGTAGGCACTTGTGTGCGTAAAGAAATATAGTCAAAAATGTGAAGTGTAATGCACTTGATCGTTCAAATTTGCACAAGATGTGTTGACGCAATAATTTTACAGTTTTAATCGCTCGATAGGAACACATGTGGTTCAACATTTGTAAATTAATAGTTCAGATATTCAAGCTGCCTTTTTAAAAGATACAATTATTTATCCCGTTATGAACGGATGCAGccgttatttttcattgacgtaatttgacaaaatt includes the following:
- the LOC107218837 gene encoding putative riboflavin kinase isoform X1, producing MYFLNRLQIGSLLNAARTSALSFQRAFESSRISRTKMSSTGLPHFSVGKIVKGFGRGSKELGIPTANFPTEVVQNLPPEIGTGIYYGWASVDRGDVHKMVMSIGWNPFFQNTQKSMETHIIHKYPGDLYGLELRVVILGFLRPEADFTSIEDLIAEIKGDIENAKKCLDEPEMAAYKTHTFFTDPASNTLG
- the LOC107218837 gene encoding putative riboflavin kinase isoform X2, which codes for MSSTGLPHFSVGKIVKGFGRGSKELGIPTANFPTEVVQNLPPEIGTGIYYGWASVDRGDVHKMVMSIGWNPFFQNTQKSMETHIIHKYPGDLYGLELRVVILGFLRPEADFTSIEDLIAEIKGDIENAKKCLDEPEMAAYKTHTFFTDPASNTLG